A segment of the Vibrio sp. YMD68 genome:
TAAGAATGGTTGATCCAACCATCGTCATGCAGCGGCCACTATTGGATGCCAATGGCCGAACATTGATCCCAGCAGGAACGCGTATTAACCCGCTCAAAGCCTTGCCGTTTACTCAGCAGCTTGTGGTGTTTAATGCGTCGAACGCTGAAGAAGTGGACGCAGTTGCGCATTGGCTTGAGGGCCAAGATAGGACACTGCGCCGCATTACGCTTATCACCACGCAGCTCGACCGTACTCAAGGTTGGAATAGCCTCAATGCGCTCGAAAAGACATTGGATAGTCCGGTTTACCTTCTCAATGCCTCTCTAAAGCAGCGCTTTGATTTGCAAGTCACCCCATCGTTTGTTCAAGCAAAGGGGCTCGCGTTTGAAATAGAAGAAATTCCAGCAAAGGAGCTTGTTAATGAAAAAGCTCAATAATACGTATCGTCTGTTGCGGACTCTCGTTGTCATGTTTGTCCTGGGCGCATCTATTCCTGCAAAAGCCGAATTGACCTGCCCAGACGCGGGGTTATTGTCCGGCAAGTTGCTGACGGATGTTTGCTGGTCATGCATTTTTCCTATCAGGGTTGCCGGTCTTCCTCTTGGCTCTGGCAATGTCCCAAGCGGCGCATCAAACAAGTCATTTTGCTTATGTGAAGACAACTTAGGCGTGCCAAGGCCAGGTATTGTTACCAGCATGTGGGAGCCAGCGCGTCTGATTGAACTGGTCAGAACGCCGGGTTGCTCGCCTTCCCTGGGAGGGATTCGTTTACCGTTAGGTGATAGGCGATTGCAAGGTGGTCATGGCGAGGGTGAATACGATACCGGTGATCTCGCTTTCTACCATTACCATTATTATGCCTTTCCGCTTTTGGTCATGCTCGATTTGTTCATGGATGGCAATTGCAATGCCGATGGTTACATGGACTTTGACTTGATGTATTTGTCGGAATTGGACCCAACATGGCTGAACGATGAACTGGCCTTTTTTACTCAGCCTGAAGCTGCTGCCGTTGCCAATCCATTGGCTATTTCGGCTTGTACCGCTGACGCTGCTTCATCAACGCTTGGTAAACCCATCGACCAGTTGTTTTGGTGTGCTGGCAGTTGGGGCCATCTCTACCCGTTATCTGGCCACACCTTAGCCTTTGGCTCATTAGCAGAAAACACCAGCCATTTAGCAGCGCGTGCAATCGCGGCTCAACACAGGCGTGGTCTTGCTAGGCGAACAATGGGGAACAGTGCGCTATGCCGACCTGTTATCGACCCCATGCTGCCGAAATCCCAATACAAGATGAGTATGTTCTTCCCTGTACCAGAAACTGAAAATGCGCATGTCATCGGTGAAAGCACAATGAAATGGGGAGAGTGGCGAACAATCCCAGGTGCCGGTGAAGATGCGCTCTATATTTTGTGGCGCTGGCAAGACTGCTGTAACTCGGGAGGTTAACTATGAAACCAACACTTTTTACCCGAGTTTTAGCGGGTATTTTATCTATCACTATGGCGTGCTTGCCCCTACATGGTGTCGCCGCTGATGTGCAGCGCCAATCCGGCTTAAGCGGACAACAAGAAGGTAAGCAATTGCTGCAAAACTGGACGATGCCCGCACTCAATGGCAATACATTGTCGGTGCCGACTGGCAGTGGTAATGAGACGATTAACTTGCAAGAGCTTTTCCCTGGTATGGATCAGGGCTCATTGGATGTCTTAACGGGCGTTTATGGCTCTGATGCCAGCATGAATCAATTGGGGACACAGCGCCAAGACAGCATGGCATCCGAAAGTGGCGCTTCGGGTGAGGCGTTTCGCTCGCTCCAGCAAATCAAAGACAGGTCTCGGCCAGATATGGTCAATGATCCGCTTTGGACATTAACTGATGCGGTTCAAACTGACCCCAATCTATTAACCCAAAGCTTCCCCGGCTGTGAGTCTCAAGGTGAAGGAAGCCCAAATAACCAGCAATGTGACAGGCTCAATACAGCGGTGAACAGCTGCACTATTACTCACGATTACACGGCAGGCATCATTGAGCATGTTTCAGGGCCGATGAACCTTCGCTCTTGTGGTGAGGGGTGTCTTGAAGTTTGGATAGGACGAATTGGCGACAACTACTGGAGTGGCCGTTGTAAGGTGTTTGAACAGGCCATCACACTCAAAGTCGTGAATCCCGATGCGATTACCTCAGCCGTTCTTGAGTACGCCAAATGGGATGACTACATGCAAGTGTGGCTTGGCGATCAGAAAGTCTGGTCTGGGCCGAACAATAACTTTCCACCAGAAACGGCAGGTCGCTGCGAGCTTAGTACCAGTTGGGAACGCAATCCTAATACTGACCTCACCGCCAAGCTAAAAGCGGTAGAGCCCGGTTTAGAAGTGCCAGTAAAAATTCGCGTATCGGTAACGGGTAGTGGTGAGGGTTATGCACGCATCAAGGTGCGCTTTGATCCAACCAAGGTGGTGATGAATGATAGTTGGTCGCCACAATCCTGTATCGAACAAGCAGCGGATATCCCGGCGAAGTTTTCAGACTACAGTATTCAATGCACGGATCAGCCGTCTTCAACCAACGGATGTACGGTGGTCAATGGTGTTTCAGTTTGTGAATCCTACTTTGCCCCAAGCCCAGTGGCTGGCATATCGCCTTTGTGTCGGCGTGTTCAAGTGAGTGTGGATGATGAAAGCTATAAGGGGATTGAAAATCAGGCCTGCCAAGTGCTTGAAGCGAATCCTTCCTGTGGATTCATGTCGTCAGAATGTGCCGAGACCAATGATAAAGGTGAATGCATTCGTTTTACCGATACCTATGACTGTGGATTGCAAACCAGCGATCCAAAGTGTGTGGTATCCAACCTTATGCCAAGTAGTTTTGAAGCTTGTGAGCCTACTCAGACGATTACGCCATTTACTGAAACCAAGCATGTACCGGACTACCAGGTGTGCGAGAAGATCAGCACACTTACTCAGTGTCAGTTAGAGCGACGTGTATCTGCTGAAACCCATCAACAAAACTGGTCCATTGAGCGTGGTTGCTTCAGCTCTGAAACGCTCAGCTTTGTTCCACAGCACAGCAGTACAATGCAAACTGGAAACGCGACGCTGAGAGTTTTTGATAATCAAAATACTGAGATAAAAATCACCGAGTCGCCATCTAAGGCAAATGGTTGGAAAACGACACTCTCACTGACGGGCAATAAGGAGACGGTGACTGAGACGAAGTCATCCATTAAATACCCTGAAATGACCTGTCCAAAAGGAACCTTGGTTGGTTCATTGTGTAAAGTCGTCAATGGGTCGATTATTTCGTGGCATGAACCTCAGGAAGTCACTCGTTCCAAATGTGAGTCCGGCTGGAACAAAGTCGATTTCGATACTTGCAGCCGAGAAGTTCAGAAGTGCTTGGCTCCTGCGAAACTAAGTGCTTCCTTGACCTTCTCCGGCAAGTACTTAGAGCAGGACGTTGTTCATCAATCAAGTGATCCGGGCATAGACCAATGCTTGATGCAAACGGATCAGTTCACTGCGGTGCAGTGGCAGTGTTTGGATACGGGCACAAAACGAATCGACGGGTTAACGGTTGGTAGTGGCGAGTTGACCAATCTTGGAAGCCTTTATCCGGCGGTTGTTTCGTCTCCTGCTCATTTAACCAGTCGCGGCAGTTCTGATGGACTGGGGCTCTCATGTTGGAGGGCAAGAGCGACCTACAATGCTTCTACTGCTCATCCAGAGTTCAACATGGGCAGCTCAGATAGCTGGGTAGATGCCAATGGTAATACACAAACCATCGTCAATAACGGACAAAACACGACCACCAATACGTGTGCCGCGCTAGAGAAAAACCCGGCCTGCCAGTATGTCAGAACCGAATGCACTGAAGGCGGGGCTGGTCATGAAGGCTTCTGTTATATCCAAAGTTTGGTGTATGACTGCGGACAAAGCGTTGAAGTGCAAAACGCTCGAATGGAAGCTCAATACAACTGTGAGGGGCCAGTTCGCTGTATGGGCACAGATTGTTTGGAGCCAGAGTCAATCAAGCAGGCTAACTTTGCAGAAGCCGCTGCGATGCTTAATGCGGCTCAGTTTATGACCAATGATATGTCATGCACGGGCGCTGATGGCCAAGATAACGTCGAGTGTACGGTCTTTAAAGGTAATGCTGGCCAGTGCAAAAAAGCCGTTGGCGGCATAGTGGATTGCTGTGAAAAGCCAAGTGGCGTGTCGTTATCGGATTACATCACGATGATAGTGGCGGTCAACAAGCTTGATACGGCAGTCATGGCCATGAATCCGTCTTCGGCAATCTATGGTTCCTGGAATACGCTCAGGGAGCCAATAACGAGCACTTGGAGTGCGGTTAAAGAGCCTTTTGTGTCTGCATGGGACTCTCTCATGGGGGCAGGGCCATCAACGGCTGCTGGCGCGGGAGCGGAGCAAGCTGCGACTGGCTTCATGCAGGTGTTGACCAACAAAACGGCTGAATGGGTAGGTACGACCTTTGGTTCGGGGGCGCAATCGGCACTGTTTAGCAACGTTGGTGGCGCGGTTGGAGCCGATGGTGTCGTTTCGGGCGGTAACTTTGCCCTGGGGGGCGCTGCTGGCGCGGTTCTGAGTACGGTTATGACGGCCTACATGATTTATTCAGTCACCATGATCCTCATTCAGCTTATCTGGAAATGTGAGCAGAGTGAATTTGAGATGAACGCCAAGCGGGTATTGAAGAGTTGCCACTATGTAGGTTCTTACTGCAAGTCTAAGTTCTTAGGTGCCTGTGTTGAAAAACGGCAGTCATATTGCTGCTTTACTTCGCCACTTTCACGGATCATTCAAGAACAAGTACGTCCTCAATTGGGCCTTGGTTGGGGCAGTGCCAAGTCACCAAACTGTGAAGGTTTGACCGCGAGTCAGTTAAACCAGGTAGATTGGAGCCAAGTCAATCTGGATGAATGGATAGGTATCTTATCGATAACAGGCAACCTACCCGAAGTACCGTCACTGGATCTGGAACGACTCACAGGCTCAGGAAGTACGCTAAACGTTGATGGAAACCGTCAAAGTGCCGCAGATAGAGCCATTGAAAGGCTAAACGGAATGGATGCTCAGAAATTACGCCAGGAGGCGACGGAAGAAATTTCGGGAAACAATTAAAAGAAATTGCTCCATTAGCCCAGTTTTGCAGGGCTAATGGAGCATATAAAAAATAATAAATATGCATTGAATTAACTGCGACTATTTTGTAACAGATGTGTTTGTAGTAGTGTTTGTAGCAGGGCGGGAGTTAACTTTTAGTTGATATCACCCAAATATTAGCTCCGCCCTAAAATCTGGGCTCCATCCTGCTTGCTGCCTTTTGCCTTTGATGCTGTCTTTTTTCCCTTGGTGCTGCTTGATCACACTCAAGGATACGCGGTTAAACAGCGCTAGATGTGCCGCCCCTGTTGGATCTGCTACCTTCATAGCATCTTCTCTGAACGCAACATCAAGCACCCAATGCAGTTCATTTTCAACTAGCCAGTGATCTCTTATATACTGTGCTGCTTGTTCTGCATTAACTGGTAAAGAGCTGATATACCATCTAGACTCCCTTGTTCTAACGCCTCCCTCGCATCTTTCACTCACTACTTCTATCACGCTTTTTATTGTGGTCCATTTTTTCGCAAGCTCTTCAGGCAAACAGGCCTGCATTTGCAAGACTTCACGTCGCTCTAATCGTCCGTGCCCTTTGTTTTCTTGCGAGAATTCTTCAAACAATTCAGGGTTATCGTACGCTGCGGCAAAGCTGGCGGTGACAGCTTCATAAAGCGAGGGTTGGTTTCTCTTGATTTGAATAACAAAATCAGATTCCTTCTTTTTTAGCACTTCCATTGACTTAACTTGAGCATGAAGGCCATCTAAGGTGAATATCGTGCCCTTAGTTCCCAACATATCAATAAGCTGGCGAGCTAGTTCGGCTTCATCACCCTTGCCATCACTAGAAGATTGGGCCAGCGTGATCCCATTTTCAACATCATAAGCACTGACCACATGGATCGCGTTGTAAATATCGCCTTTCCATGCTCCACGTAATGTTTTGCCATCAATTGCAATACGAGCCTTTCCGGAGCTTTCTCGACGTACATTTATCCAGCTCAATAAAGCCTGCATCAGAGCTTCTGTATCAAGTGCTTTCACTATCATCGCGATGCAGTGACGGCGGGGGATCCCATTCTCGAAAGAACGATATTTTTTTAACCATTCAATTTGGGCGTCACCAAAATTTTGTATCTCTTTCCACCCGTTAGCACCACTTAAAACAGCTGAAAAAACAAGGAAAACAACATCAATAAGGTTATGCTTCATGTTTGTTGCTTGACGATGATCAGGTATATCTTCTAGATAGGTGAATAAGTCCATACAATAAGTTTATTCAAGTTTAAGTTATTGATGTGATCCCAGCCCCTGAAAAAAGTTCATTTGCCACTCGTAAAATTGCAGCAAGCAAAGGTCAATTCTAAATCACAATTTAGTTAGATCCCGCCCTGGTGTTTGTAGTAGTGTTTGTAGTAGCTCATATCTGATCTTGCAGTTTCGATGAATTGGGTTGAACTTCATCGGGCAGAATGCAATTGAGATTAGGTTTTGCTGTTGGGTGAAGCTTTTAGCTGTTGTAAAAACTCCCTTTTTTTGATCGGAATTTTGATAGATTTTCGTCTAGTTTCATTAACAACTACCGTAAGTTCAAACTTTGAACTTACGGTAAAGCCGTATGACGACGGTCAGCAGCTAAAACACATTTGTAGTCTGTCTTGTATCTGTGGTCTACATACCCCATATATTTAAGCAAAACAAAAATAAGGTAATGGAATGTACATAAGTTCTCTAAAGATAAGGAATTTCAGAAATTTCTTAAGTTCACGCTTCACCTTTAAAAAAGGGGTGAATACTATATTAGGGGAAAAC
Coding sequences within it:
- a CDS encoding TraU family protein, yielding MKKLNNTYRLLRTLVVMFVLGASIPAKAELTCPDAGLLSGKLLTDVCWSCIFPIRVAGLPLGSGNVPSGASNKSFCLCEDNLGVPRPGIVTSMWEPARLIELVRTPGCSPSLGGIRLPLGDRRLQGGHGEGEYDTGDLAFYHYHYYAFPLLVMLDLFMDGNCNADGYMDFDLMYLSELDPTWLNDELAFFTQPEAAAVANPLAISACTADAASSTLGKPIDQLFWCAGSWGHLYPLSGHTLAFGSLAENTSHLAARAIAAQHRRGLARRTMGNSALCRPVIDPMLPKSQYKMSMFFPVPETENAHVIGESTMKWGEWRTIPGAGEDALYILWRWQDCCNSGG
- the traN gene encoding conjugal transfer protein TraN, which codes for MKPTLFTRVLAGILSITMACLPLHGVAADVQRQSGLSGQQEGKQLLQNWTMPALNGNTLSVPTGSGNETINLQELFPGMDQGSLDVLTGVYGSDASMNQLGTQRQDSMASESGASGEAFRSLQQIKDRSRPDMVNDPLWTLTDAVQTDPNLLTQSFPGCESQGEGSPNNQQCDRLNTAVNSCTITHDYTAGIIEHVSGPMNLRSCGEGCLEVWIGRIGDNYWSGRCKVFEQAITLKVVNPDAITSAVLEYAKWDDYMQVWLGDQKVWSGPNNNFPPETAGRCELSTSWERNPNTDLTAKLKAVEPGLEVPVKIRVSVTGSGEGYARIKVRFDPTKVVMNDSWSPQSCIEQAADIPAKFSDYSIQCTDQPSSTNGCTVVNGVSVCESYFAPSPVAGISPLCRRVQVSVDDESYKGIENQACQVLEANPSCGFMSSECAETNDKGECIRFTDTYDCGLQTSDPKCVVSNLMPSSFEACEPTQTITPFTETKHVPDYQVCEKISTLTQCQLERRVSAETHQQNWSIERGCFSSETLSFVPQHSSTMQTGNATLRVFDNQNTEIKITESPSKANGWKTTLSLTGNKETVTETKSSIKYPEMTCPKGTLVGSLCKVVNGSIISWHEPQEVTRSKCESGWNKVDFDTCSREVQKCLAPAKLSASLTFSGKYLEQDVVHQSSDPGIDQCLMQTDQFTAVQWQCLDTGTKRIDGLTVGSGELTNLGSLYPAVVSSPAHLTSRGSSDGLGLSCWRARATYNASTAHPEFNMGSSDSWVDANGNTQTIVNNGQNTTTNTCAALEKNPACQYVRTECTEGGAGHEGFCYIQSLVYDCGQSVEVQNARMEAQYNCEGPVRCMGTDCLEPESIKQANFAEAAAMLNAAQFMTNDMSCTGADGQDNVECTVFKGNAGQCKKAVGGIVDCCEKPSGVSLSDYITMIVAVNKLDTAVMAMNPSSAIYGSWNTLREPITSTWSAVKEPFVSAWDSLMGAGPSTAAGAGAEQAATGFMQVLTNKTAEWVGTTFGSGAQSALFSNVGGAVGADGVVSGGNFALGGAAGAVLSTVMTAYMIYSVTMILIQLIWKCEQSEFEMNAKRVLKSCHYVGSYCKSKFLGACVEKRQSYCCFTSPLSRIIQEQVRPQLGLGWGSAKSPNCEGLTASQLNQVDWSQVNLDEWIGILSITGNLPEVPSLDLERLTGSGSTLNVDGNRQSAADRAIERLNGMDAQKLRQEATEEISGNN
- a CDS encoding ISAs1 family transposase, whose product is MDLFTYLEDIPDHRQATNMKHNLIDVVFLVFSAVLSGANGWKEIQNFGDAQIEWLKKYRSFENGIPRRHCIAMIVKALDTEALMQALLSWINVRRESSGKARIAIDGKTLRGAWKGDIYNAIHVVSAYDVENGITLAQSSSDGKGDEAELARQLIDMLGTKGTIFTLDGLHAQVKSMEVLKKKESDFVIQIKRNQPSLYEAVTASFAAAYDNPELFEEFSQENKGHGRLERREVLQMQACLPEELAKKWTTIKSVIEVVSERCEGGVRTRESRWYISSLPVNAEQAAQYIRDHWLVENELHWVLDVAFREDAMKVADPTGAAHLALFNRVSLSVIKQHQGKKDSIKGKRQQAGWSPDFRAELIFG